ACATATTGAATTTGGTTGTGAGAGAAGGTTTACAAGAGGTCGACAGTAGTGTGGCTGGAATTCGAAATGGTATTCAGTATGTGAGAGCTACAACAAACAGACTCAAATCATTTGATTTGCAACTTGAGGCGGTGAAGATTAAAAGGGGAAGTGTACCTTTGGATGTGAAAACAAGATGGAACTCGACTTACCTCATGTTAGATCAAGCTTTGAAGTTTAGGTTGGCATTTGAGAGGATGGAGGCTGAAGATAAAGTGTATAACGATTACTTTCTAGAAAAGGTGGATGGAACGAAAAGGATTGGACCACCAATGCCATCTGATTTTGATGAAGTTGAGAGGTTGGTTTCTACTCTTGTCATATTTTATAAGTCCACATTGGTTCTTTCTGCTTCAAATACGGTTGCCTCTCATAAACTCTACAATGAGATAGTTTCTGTTACTAAGAACCTGAGTGAGTTAACTACAAGTACAGATCCTGAAGACCCTTTGAAAAAGAAAGCTTTGTCTATGTTAACAAAGTTGGCAAAGTATTGGGATCCATTTGGAGAACAAGTTGAAATGAATAGGCTGGTGATAGTAGCAAGTGtttttgatcctagaaagaaAACGAAATTTGCTGAGCTCTGTTTTGATGCTTTGTATGGGAAAGGCAGTATTGAGTCTGCACATCTTTTAGATGATTTGAATAATATCTTGAAGGACTTGTATGATGAGTACAGTAGAAACAGTTTAGTAAACAAGTCTGGTTCATCTTCTCAGTCACATGGTTCATCTTCCCAGTCGCAGTCTCGAGAGCAAGTTGCACCAGATTTTTGTCAGAAAGCAGGTATTGTTGACATGGAAAATGTATTTGATGAGATGGTGATGGAAAAGATAATTTACAGCTCCTCTAATGAGTTGGATATTTACTTGAAAGATAATGTGGAGAAACCAAGTATTCTTAAAGGTACAGAATATGATTTGTTATCTTGGTGGAAGGTCAACAGTGGGAAGTATCCGATTTTGTCTCTAATTGCTAAGGACATACTTGCAATGCAAGTGTCTTCAGTAGCCTCTGAATCtgcttttagcactagtggtAGAATTTTAGAACCTTATAGGAGCTGTTTAACACACAATATGATAGAAGTGTTGATCTGCACCGAGCAATGGCTAAAAGCTGAAATTCATATCAATGAAAAAGGAGTCTCTACAGTAGAACATTTGCTTTCGGAAGTTGAGCATGATGATGAACTTATGAGaggtaagttttctttttattgtttaactgtttatactattttgaatatgattttgtttgttcttacggtttacatttgtttttttatagagTATGAACCTGAATTCAAGCATTTGGACAGCTAATCTTGAGAATGAGTCACCCAGATGATCTTTATAGTTTGAATGGTTAGTTtaagtatatactatatagtctcTACTCTTTGTATTTGTCATTATTCTCATTGTTGTTAttgatatttgtttcattttgtttcagGAAATTTCAAATCAAAGACATCAATCACCAAGTTTCTACTTTCTATCTTCTATTTCTATGTTGCACTTTCACATCAgacttatatttttattttgaatctttTCTAGACTTTTCTTTGCTTTCATTCTTTCAGCAACTTAAATTTGTTATCACTTATcacttttctatttctttcagtTTTTGGATGTTAAATTTGGAGTTATATTCtatgttttcattatttatgtGATTTTGGATGGTAAACTGCAGATTTTNNNNNNNNNNNNNNNNNNNNNNNNNNNNNNNNNNNNNNNNNNNNNNNNNNNNNNNNNNNNNNNNNNNNNNNNNNNNNNNNNNNNNNNNNNNNNNNNNNNNNNNNNNNNNNNNNNNNNNNNNNNNNNNNNNNNNNNNNNNNNNNNNNNNNNNNNNNNNNNNNNNNNNNNNNNNNNNNNNNNNNNNNNNNNNNNNNNNNNNNNNNNNNNNNNNNNNNNNNNNNNNNNNNNNNNNNNNNNNNNNNNNNNNNNNNNNNNNNNNNNNNNNNNNNNNNNNNNNNNNNNNNNNNNNNNNNNNNNNNNNNNNNNNNNNNNNNNNNNNNNNNNNNNNNNNNNNNNNNNNNNNNNNNNNNNNNNNNNNNNNNNNNNNNNNNNNNNNNNNNNNNNNNNNNNNNNNNNNNNNNNNNNNNNNNNNNNNNNNNNNNNNNNNNNNNNNNNNNNNNNNNNNNNNNNNNNNNNNNNNNNNNNNNNNNNNNNNNNNNNNNNNNNNNNNNNNNNNNNNNNNNNNNNNNNNNNNNNNNNNNNNNNNNNNNNNNNNNNNNNNNNNNNNNNNNNNNNNNNNNNNNNNNNNNNNNNNNNNNNNNNNNNNNNNNNNNNNNNNNNNNNNNNNNNNNNNNNNNNNNNNNNNNNNNNNNNNNNNNNNNNNNNNNNNNNNNNNNNNNNNNNNNNNNNNNNNNNNNNNNNNNNNNNNNNNNNNNNNNNNNNNNNNNNNNNNNNNNNNNNNNNNNNNNNNNNNNNNNNNNNNNNNNNNNNNNNNNNNNNNNNATTTGCAGATTTTTTCATGTATTTCAGGTGTagttcggatttcggttcgggtttTGGTTGAGTTTGGATACACTTTACCCGAAACCGAATAGAACCCGTTTTTTCGGGTTTTTTTCGGGTTCTGAaaattgtaacccaaaccgacccgaaccgaaccgaacccaaacatAGTAAAATATCCAATAGGTTCTGTTTTCCATTACCCattaacccgaacccgaatgggtaaCCCGAATGCCCAAGACTAATAccaatatatatcttaaaacctttcaatccaaacaaaagttagTCGAACTAATACCCGTTTTCTAAAAATGACATTAAAAATTTgtactctttaaaaaaaaaaaatggtgaatcttttattttattgaaacaaTTGAGGTTTGTAGTTTAGTGATTTGTACTTACCATGTTTCTACTACTATGTCATAATTTAAATTCTTAAGAGTGAAGAAAATGTTTCTATTTTAGTTCTTGAGTTTATATGTggtgtttgtccaaaaaaaaaagtttatatgtggtcataaaataactaaaaagtGATGTGTAAAGTTTGAAGGATTtgacaaaactaataaaacagAACTATACAACAATTCGAAAACACAAGCAACACCGCGTATATAAGAAAACTGCGATTGTAAAATTATGTATGTCATGGTCGTATATGCAATGTGTTTAATGGGCACACTTTGAAGGTGAACATAGTGATAGTCCACATCATGAGTCCGGAATGCATTTGAATTCACATACCCATTAAGTTTAGGAAAAGGTTATTCCGTCAAATATATTGCTTCAACTTTATACAAAAGCTTTGAATGGTTGTACAATATGCTCCAAAGCACACTAAAATTAGACTAGTCTGCACTTAATTTACCATTCACCATTGCATACCAGTATGCATTGTTGCATACTAAAAATTTCCATACTAGTATGCATTTAAGCGTACAACTCCATACCATTGTAAATTCACTATTGATCTGCATTTTTCATTCTGCTCTTCAAAAGCTCCATACTAATATAAACTCCATACTAATCTGCTCCGTACCACAATTCAATGTTTTGCATACCAAAATATTGGTATGCATTATCCGGTTTACTCCATACCTTACAACCATTCAAAGCCAGAATCTATTGGGCAATTTTTGACTCTAAATTTATCATCAAATTCATACCAAACAAAGCTACATTAGTAGTATACTTTCCAAAACATGAGttcatattcaaaaaaataataatcattttgGTACAACAATACTTTCAATCACACTTTTCATTTCTTTGCTCAGTATTATTTCTAATCACTAAAACAACGTAACCCTAGCAAATAACCTATACACAGAGACGTCCAAAAACACTAAAGACGATGATGCTCTAAGACAAACATCCACCCAAAAACATTAACTAAACTGTGGTTTGTTGTCCAGCAGGAACCTTACTCAAGATCTACCATTACGAGCAGAAGCAGCAATGGCTGATTTCTCCGACCGGAGGCTGGAACTTGCTTCTGAAGTGTTCTCATCAGAGgattcctcctcctccccctccTCCTTGTGctctccatttttcttcttggcATTGAGAAACCGACCACCACATCCTCTTGGCCGTCTTATAGCATGTAAATGACGAGATTCATGCATATACGGCTGAAAAACAAGAACATGTTAGAAAGGAATCAACTAAAGAATTTACAGGTTCAACCTGCCAAGGAGTTCACCTTCTTTGACTTAATGTCTCTATTTCGTGCCTCAAGTTTTGCCCGGGATTGCCTGCGCCTGAGTATACCGTGGTATTGTTTTGCGTTAACAAAAACAGGCTCCTCTACTGCATCACATTGCAATGGAACCCCTGGTTGCTGCATTCCCATTAACTGCAATTGGacctgacaaaaaaaaactcttttcaataAAACATAAGCACGTTTCAATATCAAGAAGCCGACATAAGGGGGGAGTAATAATACATACCCCAGGATAGGGATGTGGAAGATACTGTTGCTGTGCAAAGACGCTTCTATAGTAAGGATCTGGATACGGGTAGAGCCCATGTGCCTTCAAcaccaacacaaacaaaagGTAAAAAACCATAGACTCGTAGATCTCAACTAGAAAACAATGAAAAGCTTAGCATTCCTTGGAATCATTACTATCTCAAAGCTTACACAATTCGcactaaaagtctaaaatttGCAGAAAAGGTGATAATCAAAGCCTTCCAGCTTGAATTAGTTCAAGCAAAAGTCGAGATTTTGAcattgtaaatttcaaaaacaaaagcgAGAGATGATCGGATATAAAGCACTTGGACAACAAAGGTAGGTAAAGCacacaaaactaaaaccaaacatCGTATAACCAAAGTCAAGATCATTTCTTCCAACTTTTACTTGAGAGAATGTGGTTTAGAGAAATTACCACGGGCTCTGAGTAGGCAGAGGTTGTATCAATAGATTCAGAACTTCGTCCTGAAGGAACCGGTGGTCGGGTTTGGGAATCAGGACGTTCTTCTTGCTTCCCATGACTATCATTCTTATCTGGCAAACCAAAGAATCAATTAGAAAAGATAAACGTTGAAAAGAGAGAGCATAAGAAGAAGACGGGATGTTtcagaaagagagacaaaaccAGAAAGCTCATGAACTGAAGAAGTCATGTTTCATGAGACTGCCCTAGTTATAGCTTCCAGGAACAAACCTgaaacaacaaccacaacaaaagCACAAAAGTCAGTACCAAAGCCAAGAATTTGAGAATCAGaattcaataaccaaacaaaaaaaaacacagagttTGAGAAACACAATTCAATCACAACCCTACAATTTAAACCAATCCCAGAACAAGAAAAGACCAATCTTTAACCTCTAATTTCACAACCCAGCTTACACAGCAAAAGCAGTTTTACAGGAAACGAGATACATACAGTACAAAAGttagtaatttcaaaaaatctGGTGGGAGAAAAAGAACAACCTGaattttaatctttataaagaaatataaagCTGATTCAATCAATCTCTGGATCTTACGCTCAGAATATCGTTAAAGGtctggtcttttttttttttgtttctagtaataaggaagaagacgaaatgACGAACAGAGGCCTAAACCGGCTAAACCCAAAGAACACTGCGTGACGTTTTCAGGTCAGAGCCTATTACACTTCATAGCGTTCTTCTCCAATACTTATAAACGTCATGctgtttctttgtttgaatACTCAGCGAGTCCCCACTCTCACTGCTGATTGGTCAACTCAAATGAGTTGGAGTGAAAAACGACAGGACGTGCAATAGTAAGAAAGGAGGCAAATACAATGAGGACAAGTGGCGAGACAGCGATCGAGATTGTAGGTAAAGACGGGCAGATCTGAAAAAGCTGCCCGAATAATGTTCTCAATTGTTCAACTCCACTAGTTTTTTGCTTGGCCCAACTTCTGCCCGTTGCCCCCACACTCGTGAGTCATCGAAGAAGCGTCGGTATCGAAACCGAAGAAGATTCCTCCGTTTCGCTTTTGGTTTTGTTCGAATTTTAGAGACAATTAAACCGAGTGTAAATTCAATTTAgattggtttggtttcggtACACGGATGgaaacaaaaaccttttataGACAAATGGAATAAGTGACTGACTCATAACATCTTCACAAAACACGTTTCATGTAATTAAAAAgtcttttttaagttttggatAATAATTCAGAAGACTTTTTGGGTTTTGGGGTTATAAATATCGGTTAGCATAATCTATAGCATTGAGATAAACTTGAAAGAAGGATTTAACAACACTACACTCTAaccataatctatatatatatataggaccAAAATCTCATATCCTAGTCGatgattcaacaaaaaaaaggactatttaaacatataaaagcaaaagaagaactGAGCATCACTACTGTATATATCTTTCACTAATGATATACAGTATAAAAGCTATGTTAACTACGTACTTAATCTGGTGTAAACTAAACGAAACAGTCGTTCATTCACATATAACACATATACTGTATATCATTAGTGAAAGAATTGTTCAAAAATTCTACCGcaattttcttgtgttttttcaaaatatttagatCATTGTGATTCTGAAACTATATAACTTATATAGTATTGTTAAGACGTTTTTGTCCATCTTTTCTAGTGTTATCATTTCTTTGAAAGGAAACTtagaatttatattaaaaaaaaaaacaaaagaagcaaaagaaataaagatgAGACAAAATACATAAACTGGATAGAAATAAAGATAAGGATGAGCTATTCTTTACTAAATGTTAAGTTAAGAATCCAACTATGGATCAAGTGTTGTTTTGCCTTGTTCCATGTTTCCAAACTCCAAAGTAGGCTTcttgaacatgttctctccaatGCTTTTAGTTTCAAATcatgttttatcattttcttcttctttcaattgCATCTAAAATCTATGAAATATAGAAATATCGAGTTTCAAACATCTACAGATgggaaaaaatgtcatttaaacaatgaactttcaaattttggccatttaaaccatgaactttgttgtaggccatttaaaacatcagcTTTTATTGATTAACTTTTTTAATcatgaagtttcgttgaccaagccaaaaaGGCATGACGTTAAATCTGATAATTGACCTACTAACAGATGTTACTATATCGTTAATCACTATGTTActaacaaaacgacgtcgtttaaatggaagttttaattcgaaaaaatgttatttaaaccatgaacttttaaatataggccatttaaaccatgaacttgtaaatatatgtcatttaaaacatga
The Camelina sativa cultivar DH55 chromosome 6, Cs, whole genome shotgun sequence genome window above contains:
- the LOC104792229 gene encoding nuclear transcription factor Y subunit A-4; protein product: MTSSVHELSDKNDSHGKQEERPDSQTRPPVPSGRSSESIDTTSAYSEPVAHGLYPYPDPYYRSVFAQQQYLPHPYPGVQLQLMGMQQPGVPLQCDAVEEPVFVNAKQYHGILRRRQSRAKLEARNRDIKSKKPYMHESRHLHAIRRPRGCGGRFLNAKKKNGEHKEEGEEEESSDENTSEASSSLRSEKSAIAASARNGRS